A genomic window from Pecten maximus chromosome 2, xPecMax1.1, whole genome shotgun sequence includes:
- the LOC117321906 gene encoding sodium/glucose cotransporter 4-like: MAKGLNHWADILIVVTYFVVVIGVGLWSLRRPNRGNVKSYFLAGRSMPWFAVGASLFSSNIGSEHFVGLAGAGASSGIALVLYEWFVIFLILLCGWLFLPVYISAGVYTLPEYIERRHGGRKLRVYLSCIALILYVVSKLAVSIFAGSMFIQMTLGWDMYLSIIVLLVITAIYTILGGLTAVMYTDTFQTAVMILGSLSIVVIGFNKVGGLNALETKYMRAIPKIRNNATTCGIPKQDAFKVFLDPINGEYPWPALVLQSSIGSLWYWCCDQVIVQRSLGAKNLSHAKGGSILAGYLKTLPLFLIVFPGMISRVLFPDEVGCVDPDECSRICDNPVGCSNIAYPKLVLELLPVGLRGLLMAVMVSAIMSSLTSIFNSSSTVFTMDVWRRVRTKASQRELLLVGRLFVVVLCVISILWIPLVKSSQGGKLFQYMTAIEAYLGSPIGILFLLSMFWKGTTENGAFWGLFLGHVCGIIRLVLEFVYPQPNCGEEETRPAFLTINYLYFGIMILVITTITTVFISIFTAKREEDELCGVTWWTKYKAPKSPQEQNLELMDSHSTTNTSSRQHEEDDDLAVPDSASWFRRMFEVVCGSAEDQTTEIDIEQRRNFVNQTKWAKRILNVNAVILVLIVCFLSAFFN, encoded by the exons TCGCTCCGAAGACCAAACAGAGGAAATGTGAAGAGCTACTTCCTGGCTGGAAGGTCCATGCCGTGGTTTGCG GTCGGTGCGTCACTGTTCTCCAGTAACATTGGCAGTGAGCATTTTGTGGGATTGGCAGGCGCGGGGGCCTCGTCAGGGATTGCACTAGTTCTGTATGAGTGGTTT gtAATATTCTTGATCTTGTTGTGCGGCTGGCTGTTCCTACCTGTCTACATATCGGCCGGG GTATACACACTTCCAGAGTATATCGAGAGACGGCATGGCGGCCGGAAGTTGAGAGTTTACCTCAGTTGTATAGCCCTGATCTTGTACGTGGTCTCCAAATTGGCA GTTAGTATCTTTGCCGGGTCCATGTTTATTCAGATGACGCTCGGATGGGATATGTACTTGTCAATAATTGTACTGTTGGTGATTACAGCGATATACACTATTCTAG GTGGATTAACAGCAGTGATGTACACAGACACATTCCAAACAGCTGTCATGATACTTGGATCTCTCTCGATTGTGGTTATTG GATTCAACAAAGTGGGCGGCTTAAATGCTTTGGAAACAAAATACATGAGAGCTATTCCAAAGATCCGAAACAATGCCACGACATGCGGGATTCCGAAACAGGATGCCTTTAAAGTCTTCCTTGACCCAATAAACGGAGAGTACCCATGGCCAGCCCTTGTCCTGCAAAGTTCCATTGGCAGTCTGTGGTACTGGTGCTGTGACCAG gTGATTGTCCAACGTTCTTTAGGAGCAAAAAATCTATCCCATGCGAAGGGTGGTTCAATACTTGCCGGCTACCTCAAGACCCTGCCTCTCTTCCTAATCGTTTTCCCAGGCATGATCAGCAGGGTTTTGTTTCCAG ACGAGGTAGGGTGTGTGGACCCAGATGAATGTTCCCGGATATGCGACAATCCGGTTGGATGTTCTAACATTGCATACCCCAAATTGGTTCTTGAGCTACTTCCGGTCG GTCTGCGCGGCCTCCTGATGGCAGTTATGGTGTCCGCCATAATGAGTTCTCTGACGTCAATCTTTAACAGCTCCAGTACTGTATTTACTATGGATGTATGGCGTAGGGTCAGAACTAAAGCATCTCAACGAGAGTTACTACTTGTTGGAAG ACTGTTCGTGGTAGTATTGTGTGTCATAAGTATTCTATGGATTCCATTGGTCAAGTCCTCCCAGGGTGGAAAGCTGTTCCAGTACATGACAGCCATTGAAGCCTACCTTGGATCACCTATTGGGATTCTGTTTTTGTTGTCCATGTTTTGGAAAGGAACCACGGAAAAC GGAGCATTCTGGGGTTTGTTTTTGGGGCACGTTTGCGGAATCATTCGCCTCGTTTTGGAATTTGTTTATCCCCAGCCGAACTGTGGGGAAGAGGAAACACGACCCGCCTTCCTCACAATAAACTACCTATACTTCGGTATTATGATACTCGTCATCACGACAATTACTACTGTCTTCATCAGTATCTTCACTGCTAAAAGGGAAGAGGATGAG TTATGTGGTGTTACTTGGTGGACCAAGTATAAGGCGCCCAAAAGCCCTCAAGAACAGAATCTCGAACTTATGGATTCGCACTCTACTACGAATACGTCATCACGGCAGCATGAAG AAGATGACGACCTAGCCGTTCCTGACTCGGCATCATGGTTTAGACGAATGTTCGAGGTTGTGTGTGGGAGTGCCGAGGACCAAACTACAGAAATTGACATTGAGCAAAGGAGAAACTTCGTTAATCAAACAAAATGGGCCAAACGCATTCTTAATGTCAATGCCGTTATTCTGGTTCTGATTGTCTGCTTCCTGTCGGCATTTTTTAACTAA